In Mucinivorans hirudinis, the DNA window GCTAAGGATAGTGCATACACAAAACGTCAGAAGCGTAAGAAGTTCAGGTCTCGTGCCGGCATTGAGCCGATAATTGGTCACTTGAAGTCGGACTTTCGTATGGCTCAGAATTACTTAATGGGCGAGCAAGGCATTCAAATCAATGCATTGCTGTCAGCTACAGCATGGAATCTGAAAAAATGGATGGAGAAATTCAAAGAAAAGTTTTTGTGGCTATTTTTTAGAAAAGTTTTCGCGGCAGATTTTTATGGCTTTGCGGCGTAAAATGGATTGTTAAGGAGCGACAAACTAAAGTTACAAGGCATAACCCATTACTGGACTGAATTAAAGCGCATTCTATCCACCCAAAAGGCTATTACCACCAAAGCAGAAAACGCCCTTGGAGAACAAATAGAACTACGCATCTGTTCAGACCCAACAGATGCTATAATACTTCCCTCTCTTCGGACAGTTTTTGTATCTGCTTAAGATAGTATTTGTTTCTTTGCTCTCGGGTTATTGTTAGTTGTTGTTTTAGTGTTTGTTTCATTTCGTTGCCCTTAAGGGCAACGAAATGAAACAAACTTTTTCTATGCCGCCGTCATATAGACCTCACTCGGAGTCTTGTATTCAAGCGATTGATGTAGCCTTTCGGTGTTGTAAAGACGAAAATAGTCAGTCAAGCCATCATATAACTCTTTGCCGCTGCCGGGGTTCGACAGGTAAATATACTCATATTTTACGCTGCGCCACAACCTTTCGACAAAAATATTATCCAAAGCCCTACCTTTACCGTCCATACTTATCTGTATCTCATTTTCTTCAAGTATCTTAACGAACTCCTTGGCCGTGAACTCACTCCCTTGGTCGGTGTTGAATATCTCCGGCTTGCCGTATCTGGCAATAGCCTCTTTGAGCAACTCTTGGCAGAACTCGCTATCGTGGGTATTGCTTATCCCCCAAGCCAACACAAAGCGTGAATGCCAATCAATGATGGCGCACAGGTACATATAACCTCCATTCATTGGGATATAGGTGATGTCGGTACTCCAAACCTGATTTACCCTGTCAATAGTTAATCCTCGCAATAGATAGGGGTATATCTTATGCTCCTTATTATGCCACGTGGTGTTAGGCTTGGGGTAGATAGCACTGATGCACATATCCCGAAAGTAACGACGCACTCGCTTAGGGCTTATCGTAAAACCTTTCTTTCGCAAGTGTTCAGTCATCCGCTCGACACCATAGAAAGGCATTTTGGTATAGGTGCGGTCTATCTCTGCTTTAACAGCAAGCTCATCTGCACTTGCTCTTCCTTTGCTCGCATAGTATATGCCACTGCGGCAAATGTTTAGCAATATGCACTGCTGAACTAAACTCAGCCGAGGATGATTCTTTTCTACCATCTCTCTACGCTCGGCTAACGGGATTTGAGTAGCTCCCACTTTTTTTTTAAGAACTCGTTCTCTATCTCAAGCTGACCAATCTTGCGATAAAGATTGTTCTCTACCTGCTCATCAGACTTGACTTTACGCTCCTTGTCAGTCGAGAAAATGGCGGTCGCTCCCTCCTTGAACTGCTTCTTCCATACCCCAACCTGCGTCGGATGAACTTCATAAATCGAAGCAATCTCATTGACCGTCTTCAAGCCCTTGATAGCCTCCAAGGCTACTGCCGCTTTGGTCTCTGCCGAAATCTTTTTCCTCATCGTTTGTCTCCTTTTTTATGAGACCAAAGATAACCAAATTATAGCTTAAACTGCTGTCCTATTTTGGGGGAGTATTATACCAACAAAAACATCTCGGTGAGCTACCTACGAGCCCAAAAGCAGGGCGACACCGACCGTGTGATGGCTCTCTATGGCAGTGCTAACGATAGATACTGGTAGGCGATGGACTTTTCAAACTTACACGAGATTCTGCGGAATCTCTACACCGAGATGATGCCCTTGTGCGGAACAATGGCTGGCGTAGCGAAAGGTATTGCAGGACTTGGGGCATTGTTCTATGTAGCCTCACGTGTGTGGCAATCCTTGGCTCGTGCCGAACCTATTGATGTCTATCCGATGCTCCGACCATTTGCCATTGGACTATGTATAATGTTCTTCCCCTCCATTGTTTTGGGGACGATTAACGGTGTGATGTCGCCTGTTGTCAAGGGTACGCACCAAATGCTCGAAACACAGACGATGGATATGAACAAGTACCGACAACAAAAGGATAAACTCGAATACGAGGCGATGCTTCGCAATCCCGAAACTGCTTATCTGGTCTCCAACGAGGAGTTCGACAAGCAGCTTGAGGAGTTGGGCTGGAGTCCGGGAGATATGATGACGATGACAGGGATGTATATCGAACGAGGTATGTATAATATGAAAAAATCAATGCGGGATTGGTTTCGGGAGCTGCTCGAACTGCTCTTTGCGGCAGCGGCACTCGTGATAGATACGATACGAACATTTTTTCTGATTGTCCTTGCCATTCTAGGACCCATCGCTTTTGCAATTTCGGTCTGGGACGGTTTTCAGAGTACCCTCACGCAGTGGATTACACGCTATATCTCGGTCTATCTGTGGTTGCCCGTGTCGGATCTGTTCAGCTCCATACTTGCCAAAATTCAAGTATTGATGCTCCAAAACGATATTTCGGAGTTGCAGAATAACCCCAACTTCTCGATTGAAGCGAGCAACGGTGTGTATCTGGTATTTATGATTATCGGCATCATCGGCTACTTCACCATTCCTACCGTAGCAGGGTGGATTATCCAATCGGGTGGTGCAGGTAACTATGGCAAGAATGTCAACTCAACCGCTGGCAAAGCAGGCTCAATGGCGGGAGCCGGAGCAGGTGCGGCAGCAGGAAATATCTCAGGTAGATTATTAGGTAAATAAAAAGATTAAAACAATGGAATTTAAGTCATTAAAAAACATCGAGAGCAGTTTCAAGCAGATACGCCTCTTCGCCATCATCTTCATCTGCTTGTGCGTAGGCATTTCGGGGTACTCCATTTGGAGCTCCTACACCTTTGCCGAAGCACAACGCCAAAAGATTTACGTATTGGACGGTGGCAAATCGTTGATGCTCGCACTCTCGCAGGACTTGTCGCAAAACCGACCTGTCGAAGCACGAGAACACGTCAAGCGTTTTCACGAGCTATTTTTCACCCTCTCGCCAGATAAAAATGCGATTGAGAGCAACATCAAACGAGCACTGCTCTTGGCAGACAAAAGTGCATTTAACTACTACACAGACTTTGCTGAAAAGGGATATTACAACCGCATTATTGCCGGCAACATCAATCAGGTGGTGCAGGTGGATAGTGTAGCGTGCAATTTTGATAATTATCCTTACAAGGTCAACACCTATGCCCGTCAGATGATTATCCGAGAGAGCAACGTCACCGAGCGTAGTCTGGTTACAAAATGTAACCTATTGAACTCAGTCCGCTCAGACAACAACCCTCACGGCTTTATCATCGAAGCTTTTGAGGTGATCGAGAATAAGGACATCAAAACGCAAAAGCGATGATACGCCGATTAGTAATCAAAATACAGGATTGGACAGAAGATAAACTTCGCCACCTGTGCGGACGGATAACCCCCGAAAAGCGGCTGGCTGTCATCCTTGTGATGTTTGCCGTGTTCGGAATCACCTCGCTCTACATCTTCGTTTCAGCAATCTATCAGATAGGCAAAAACGAGGGGCAGCGTATCGAAATCGAACACATAGAGGGGCTGAAACTACAACAAAAAGATAGTATTAACCAATTAAAATTTTACGACAATGGACGAAAACAAGATTGAAACAAAGGCTCGCAGTGAGCCCGACAAACCCCGTAAGGAGCTGACCGAAGCGGAGCGTCAGAAACGCAAGAAGCTATTTATCTATCCGCTAATGGTGGCACTATTCGTAGGGGCGATGTGGCTGATTTTTGCACCCTCAGACGAGGATAAGGCGAAAGAGCAGGAGCAGGCAGGTTACAACACCGAAGTTCCATCACCCACCAATAAGCAGATGGTTGGCGATAAACAATCCGCTTACGAGCAGGAGCTTATGGAACGCAAACAGGAGGAGCGTCGCTCTCAGATGCAGGATTTAGCTTCTATGTTTGGCAGCGATGATGAGTACGAAGAGGATTATTCCGAACCCTACACCGAGCCGCAGCGAAGCTATGGCAGTGGTGGCGGAAGCTCCCGACCTCGTGAAACCATCTACGCCTCGGCAAATGCCTATCAGGACATCAACCGCACCTTGGGTAATTTCTACGAAACACCCAAAGAAGACCCCGAAAAGGAGGAGATGCGGTTGAAGTTGGAGGAGCTGAATGCACGATTGGAGCAGGCAGAGTC includes these proteins:
- a CDS encoding Conjugative transposon protein TraI; the encoded protein is MGEYYTNKNISVSYLRAQKQGDTDRVMALYGSANDRYW
- a CDS encoding Conjugative transposon protein TraM; this encodes MDENKIETKARSEPDKPRKELTEAERQKRKKLFIYPLMVALFVGAMWLIFAPSDEDKAKEQEQAGYNTEVPSPTNKQMVGDKQSAYEQELMERKQEERRSQMQDLASMFGSDDEYEEDYSEPYTEPQRSYGSGGGSSRPRETIYASANAYQDINRTLGNFYETPKEDPEKEEMRLKLEELNARLEQAESPRNAMDEQLALMEKSYELAAKYLPSGQSGATPPTQPTVSVTETAKPVEAYKNGKAQMTPIGQVQQRIVSGLSQPVSDSEFIADYSQERNMGFHTAVGTEGKSEKNTIKACIHDNQTITDGQAVRMRLLEPMRAGETIVPRNALVTGMAKIQGERLGISITSLEYEGLIIPVTLTVIDSDGQELRS
- a CDS encoding Mobile element protein, with the protein product MGATQIPLAERREMVEKNHPRLSLVQQCILLNICRSGIYYASKGRASADELAVKAEIDRTYTKMPFYGVERMTEHLRKKGFTISPKRVRRYFRDMCISAIYPKPNTTWHNKEHKIYPYLLRGLTIDRVNQVWSTDITYIPMNGGYMYLCAIIDWHSRFVLAWGISNTHDSEFCQELLKEAIARYGKPEIFNTDQGSEFTAKEFVKILEENEIQISMDGKGRALDNIFVERLWRSVKYEYIYLSNPGSGKELYDGLTDYFRLYNTERLHQSLEYKTPSEVYMTAA
- a CDS encoding Conjugative transposon protein TraJ, whose amino-acid sequence is MDFSNLHEILRNLYTEMMPLCGTMAGVAKGIAGLGALFYVASRVWQSLARAEPIDVYPMLRPFAIGLCIMFFPSIVLGTINGVMSPVVKGTHQMLETQTMDMNKYRQQKDKLEYEAMLRNPETAYLVSNEEFDKQLEELGWSPGDMMTMTGMYIERGMYNMKKSMRDWFRELLELLFAAAALVIDTIRTFFLIVLAILGPIAFAISVWDGFQSTLTQWITRYISVYLWLPVSDLFSSILAKIQVLMLQNDISELQNNPNFSIEASNGVYLVFMIIGIIGYFTIPTVAGWIIQSGGAGNYGKNVNSTAGKAGSMAGAGAGAAAGNISGRLLGK
- a CDS encoding Conjugative transposon protein TraL; translated protein: MIRRLVIKIQDWTEDKLRHLCGRITPEKRLAVILVMFAVFGITSLYIFVSAIYQIGKNEGQRIEIEHIEGLKLQQKDSINQLKFYDNGRKQD
- a CDS encoding Conjugative transposon protein TraK, yielding MEFKSLKNIESSFKQIRLFAIIFICLCVGISGYSIWSSYTFAEAQRQKIYVLDGGKSLMLALSQDLSQNRPVEAREHVKRFHELFFTLSPDKNAIESNIKRALLLADKSAFNYYTDFAEKGYYNRIIAGNINQVVQVDSVACNFDNYPYKVNTYARQMIIRESNVTERSLVTKCNLLNSVRSDNNPHGFIIEAFEVIENKDIKTQKR